A genome region from Populus alba chromosome 3, ASM523922v2, whole genome shotgun sequence includes the following:
- the LOC118062867 gene encoding beta-amylase 3, chloroplastic has product MTITLRSSTSFTSLRHTRSLKTPDGFSGTVCFAQIKPSCRLQAKNSKQEAQLSHDDILVTEGRKSKNWEKLHAISGPDHSSNNSRVPVFVMLPLDTVTIGGNLNKPRAMNASLMALRSAGVEGVMVDAWWGLVEKDGPLKYNWEGYAELVQMVQKHGLKLQVVMSFHQCGGNVGDSCSIPLPPWVLEEMSKNHDLVYTDSSGRRNPEYISLGCDSLPLLRGRTPIQVYSDYMRSFRNRFKDYLGHVITEIQVGMGPCGELRYPAYPESKGTWKFPGIGEFQCYDKYMRASLEASAEAIGKTGWGRRGPHDSGQYNQFPEETGFFRRDGTWNTEYGQFFLEWYSGKLLEHGDKILAAAEGIFRGTGAKLSGKVAGIHWHYRTRSHAAELTAGYYNTRHHDGYLPMARMFSKYGAVFNFTCMEMRDGEQPEHANCSPEGLVRQVKMATRTARTELAGENALERYDAGAYSQVMATSRSESGNGLTAFTYLRMNKRLFEGENWLHLAQFVKSMSEGGRHGKISECDSSGTNLYVGFIKDKSVHKTTEVALA; this is encoded by the exons ATGACTATAACACTGCGATCTTCAACTTCTTTTACCAGTCTGAGACACACCAGAAGCCTCAAAACTCCTGATGGTTTTTCCGGCACTGTTTGCTTTGCGCAGATCAAGCCATCATGCCGTCTTCAAGCAAAGAACTCAAAGCAAGAAGCACAGCTTTCGCACGATGATATCCTGGTGACGGAAGGAAGGAAGAGCAAGAATTGGGAGAAACTACATGCAATATCAGGTCCTGATCATAGCAGCAACAACTCTAGAGTGCCCGTGTTTGTGATGCTGCCACTTGACACGGTGACAATCGGAGGGAATTTGAACAAGCCAAGAGCGATGAATGCTAGCTTGATGGCCTTGAGAAGTGCAGGAGTCGAAGGAGTAATGGTGGATGCTTGGTGGGGATTGGTAGAGAAAGATGGACCTTTAAAATACAACTGGGAAGGGTACGCGGAGCTTGTGCAGATGGTGCAAAAGCATGGCCTCAAGCTTCAAGTTGTTATGTCCTTTCATCAGTGTGGAGGAAATGTTGGCGATTCTTGCAG CATTCCCCTACCTCCGTGGGTGCTTGAAGAGATGAGCAAAAACCATGATCTTGTCTACACAGACAGTTCAGGTCGGAGGAATCCTGAGTACATTTCCTTGGGCTGTGACTCATTGCCATTGCTAAGAGGAAGAACACCCATACAGGTCTACAGTGATTACATGAGGAGCTTCCGCAACAGATTCAAAGATTACCTAGGACACGTTATCACG GAAATTCAAGTGGGGATGGGTCCATGTGGAGAACTGAGATATCCAGCTTACCCAGAAAGCAAGGGCACATGGAAGTTTCCTGGAATTGGAGAATTCCAATGCTATGACAAG TACATGAGAGCTTCACTGGAAGCATCAGCTGAAGCAATTGGAAAGACAGGCTGGGGACGGCGTGGACCCCATGATTCCGGCCAGTATAATCAATTTCCTGAAGAAACTGGATTTTTCAGGAGGGATGGTACATGGAACACTGAATATGGACAGTTCTTCTTAGAGTGGTACTCAGGGAAGCTACTAGAGCATGGTGACAAAATCCTAGCAGCTGCAGAAGGAATATTTCGAGGAACTGGAGCAAAATTATCAGGAAAAGTAGCAGGAATTCACTGGCATTACAGAACGAGGTCTCACGCAGCAGAACTAACTGCAGGATACTATAATACTAGACATCATGATGGATACCTACCAATGGCACGGATGTTCAGTAAATATGGAGCTGTGTTCAATTTCACCTGCATGGAAATGAGGGATGGGGAGCAACCAGAACATGCAAATTGCTCTCCAGAAGGATTAGTGCGGCAAGTGAAGATGGCTACAAGGACTGCTAGGACTGAACTTGCCGGAGAGAATGCATTGGAGAGGTATGATGCAGGTGCATATTCACAAGTCATGGCAACAAGTAGATCGGAATCTGGCAATGGATTGACTGCATTTACATATCTAAGAATGAATAAGAGGTTGTTTGAAGGGGAAAACTGGCTGCATTTAGCGCAGTTTGTTAAAAGCATGTCAGAGGGAGGTCGCCATGGAAAAATATCAGAATGTGACTCCAGTGGAACTAACCTTTACGTTGGCTTTATCAAAGACAAGAGCGTTCACAAAACTACGGAAGTTGCTctggcataa